From a region of the Bradyrhizobium sp. KBS0727 genome:
- a CDS encoding lipocalin-like domain-containing protein → MSGSRAITRRGFTAGALLGGLGSKVWAQGFAGLGETANGFEAVVPGKTFSFPRDHGPHPAFRIEWWYVTANLVAANGTAYGAQWTLFRQAAAADGPQEGWANQQIWMGHAAVTSADTHRYAQTFARGGVGQAGVEASPFRAWIDAWEMRGRDTMDDANIAPLELSASSADFSYALRLDAERPLVLQGDGGYSRKSLREQASYYYSQPHYQVKGSIVIDDKPADVTGQAWLDREWSSQPLASDQPGWDWLSLHLAAGDKLMLYRMRQTDGQHYGSGKWFARDGSTTLLASADIAMTPQAFTEIEGRKIPTTWRIAIPRLAFAIECVPLNPRSWMGTSFPYWEGPISFSGSHAGLGYLEMTGY, encoded by the coding sequence ATGAGCGGTAGCCGCGCCATCACCCGCCGCGGCTTCACGGCCGGCGCGCTGCTTGGCGGGCTCGGCAGCAAGGTTTGGGCGCAGGGCTTTGCCGGGCTCGGCGAAACCGCCAACGGGTTTGAAGCTGTCGTCCCCGGAAAGACCTTTTCGTTTCCCAGAGATCACGGCCCGCATCCGGCGTTTCGCATCGAATGGTGGTACGTGACCGCCAATCTTGTTGCCGCAAACGGCACCGCCTATGGCGCGCAATGGACGCTGTTTCGTCAGGCGGCCGCAGCCGACGGGCCGCAGGAGGGATGGGCCAACCAGCAGATCTGGATGGGCCACGCCGCGGTCACCAGCGCCGACACCCACCGCTATGCGCAGACTTTTGCACGCGGCGGCGTCGGGCAGGCCGGCGTTGAAGCAAGTCCGTTTCGTGCCTGGATCGATGCCTGGGAGATGCGCGGGCGCGATACGATGGATGACGCCAATATTGCGCCGCTCGAACTCAGCGCGTCGAGCGCCGACTTCAGCTACGCGCTGCGGCTCGATGCGGAGCGGCCGCTGGTCCTGCAAGGCGACGGCGGCTACAGCCGCAAATCGCTGCGCGAGCAGGCCTCGTATTATTACAGCCAGCCGCATTATCAGGTGAAAGGCAGCATCGTCATCGACGACAAGCCCGCCGACGTCACCGGCCAGGCCTGGCTCGACCGAGAGTGGAGCAGCCAACCGCTGGCGTCGGACCAGCCCGGTTGGGACTGGCTTTCGCTGCATCTTGCCGCCGGCGACAAGCTGATGCTGTACCGGATGCGCCAGACCGACGGTCAACATTACGGCTCCGGCAAATGGTTCGCACGCGACGGCAGCACGACGCTGCTCGCTTCCGCGGACATCGCCATGACGCCGCAGGCCTTTACCGAAATCGAGGGGCGAAAGATTCCGACCACATGGCGCATCGCCATTCCCAGACTTGCGTTCGCGATCGAATGCGTGCCGCTGAACCCGCGAAGCTGGATGGGAACGAGCTTTCCCT